In Triticum urartu cultivar G1812 chromosome 6, Tu2.1, whole genome shotgun sequence, the following proteins share a genomic window:
- the LOC125512297 gene encoding uncharacterized protein LOC125512297, translating to MVVGFRRTISFPAPKSAPAAGSNGKSAAGYRVRSASLPCRFHPLVLQLDEDVAALRDLAGGLASAATARSITEAAEQLGRVLVSLSELLHHPQAQEPLRRLGRSPFAERLLDDFLRLADAHGSFRDVLVALTALQAEARAALRREDPARLASAARGLRRSGRDLPRIASSARAVAGKAPPPAPAGLPSDAAALAAAIVDAAAAVASASAAVFSGVSALSIAAATARVDVVSAPCWMPSPARFASSSAAPRTGHHIVTTKPSSMRIWWVADLMRWMSRAKRRSASKQHADDGCSAKQPQPDAALVDLDPEEEDRKAAFERMDNLGRCVADVESSGENVFRALVNTRVSLLNILSPSF from the coding sequence ATGGTGGTCGGTTTCCGCCGCACGATCTCGTTCCCCGCGCCCAAGTCCGCGCCGGCGGCGGGGTCGAACGGGAAGTCCGCGGCCGGCTACCGCGTCCGCTCGGCCAGCCTGCCCTGCCGGTTCCACCCGCTGGTGCTCCAGCTCGACGAAGACGTCGCGGCCCTGCGCGATCTGGCGGGGGGCCTGGCGTCGGCCGCGACGGCGCGCTCGATCACGGAGGCCGCGGAGCAGCTGGGGCGGGTCCTGGTGTCGCTCTCCGAGCTGCTCCACCACCCGCAGGCCCAGGAGCCGCTGCGGCGGCTCGGCCGGTCGCCGTTCGCGGAGCGGCTGCTCGACGACTTCCTCCGCCTGGCCGACGCGCACGGCAGCTTCCGCGACGTGCTGGTCGCGCTCACCGCGCTCCAGGCCGAGGCGCGCGCGGCGCTGCGGCGCGAGGACCCGGCGCGCCTGGCGTCCGCCGCGCGCGGGCTCCGTCGGTCCGGCCGCGACCTCCCGCGGATCGCCTCCTCCGCCCGCGCCGTGGCCGGCAAGGCGCCGCCTCCCGCGCCCGCGGGCCTCCCGTCGGACGCGGCCGCTCTCGCCGCCGCCATCGTCGACGCGGCGGCGGCCGTCGCATCCGCCTCGGCCGCGGTCTTCTCCGGCGTGTCCGCCCTGTCCATTGCCGCCGCCACGGCCCGCGTCGACGTCGTCAGCGCGCCGTGCTGGATGCCCTCGCCCGCAAGGTTCGCCTCCTCGTCGGCCGCGCCGAGAACCGGCCACCACATCGTCACCACCAAGCCCTCGTCCATGCGCATATGGTGGGTCGCCGACCTGATGCGCTGGATGTCGCGCGCGAAGCGCCGGTCGGCGAGCAAGCAGCACGCCGACGACGGCTGCTCCGCCAAGCAGCCCCAGCCCGACGCGGCCCTGGTCGACCTAGACCCGGAGGAGGAGGACAGGAAGGCGGCGTTTGAGCGCATGGACAACCTCGGGCGGTGCGTCGCGGACGTGGAGAGCAGCGGCGAGAACGTCTTCCGGGCCCTGGTCAACACGAGAGTCTCCCTGCTCAACATTCTCAGCCCAAGCTTCTGA